From Deltaproteobacteria bacterium, the proteins below share one genomic window:
- a CDS encoding tRNA 4-thiouridine(8) synthase ThiI gives MVTGIALVSGGLDSILAVKVLQEQGINVIGLSFETPFFNARAARKAAREIDIPLVVKNITKEHLLMLQAPRYGYGKHMNPCIDCHILMLKKAGEAMEEKGTDFVSTGEVLGQRPMSQNKQSLHIVASRSGYGDFIIRPLSARLLPETLPEREGKVDRARLCDIQGRSRKRQIEMAERYGVKSYSNPAGGCLLTEPVFSRRLKDLFEHQENVRIRDVELLKVGRHLRIDDDHKIIVGRKEGENSIIERHFLPGDCMVRMRDFPGPTVLIPGDCSETVLSRAAAICALYSDAPGDRAVTAVVTQAESSVEITVHPAVRGETAELMI, from the coding sequence ATGGTTACGGGTATAGCATTGGTATCGGGGGGGCTGGACAGCATTCTGGCGGTGAAGGTCCTTCAGGAGCAGGGGATCAACGTGATCGGTCTCTCCTTCGAGACACCCTTTTTTAATGCCCGGGCGGCGAGAAAGGCCGCCAGGGAGATCGATATCCCTCTGGTGGTGAAGAACATTACCAAAGAGCATCTTCTCATGCTTCAGGCGCCTCGGTACGGATATGGAAAACATATGAATCCCTGTATAGACTGCCACATCCTGATGTTGAAAAAGGCCGGCGAGGCGATGGAAGAGAAGGGAACCGATTTTGTGTCGACCGGCGAGGTGCTCGGGCAGAGGCCCATGTCGCAGAACAAACAGTCTCTCCACATCGTGGCTTCCCGATCGGGTTACGGGGATTTTATAATCAGGCCCCTGAGCGCACGGCTGCTTCCTGAAACGCTGCCGGAGAGAGAGGGGAAGGTTGATCGCGCCCGGCTCTGCGATATCCAGGGAAGATCCCGGAAACGGCAGATCGAGATGGCGGAACGATACGGGGTCAAAAGTTATTCGAATCCCGCCGGGGGATGTCTGCTGACGGAACCCGTTTTTTCACGCCGGCTGAAGGACCTCTTCGAGCATCAGGAAAATGTGAGGATACGGGATGTGGAGCTGCTCAAGGTAGGACGTCATCTCAGGATCGATGATGATCACAAGATCATCGTGGGAAGAAAAGAGGGAGAGAACAGTATTATTGAGCGTCACTTTCTGCCGGGCGATTGCATGGTCAGAATGAGGGATTTCCCGGGACCGACCGTTCTGATACCCGGCGACTGTTCGGAAACCGTTCTATCACGCGCCGCGGCCATCTGTGCCCTGTACAGTGATGCCCCCGGGGACAGGGCCGTCACGGCGGTGGTGACACAGGCGGAATCCTCCGTGGAAATAACGGTACATCCCGCGGTGCGGGGTGAAACAGCGGAGCTCATGATCTGA
- a CDS encoding 1-acyl-sn-glycerol-3-phosphate acyltransferase, producing the protein MWKRFINLFFYIYRPILFTLIAVDTAALGLISAITCIFDHKGNIAYFIVGRFWSRLNLMLSGVSVKVEGLEKIDRNQSYIVMSNHQSHFDVWALIAFLPLQLRWVMKKELRKVPVFGYCCDRMGHIYVDRGDSEKARESLQVAGEKMRAGASLFFFPEGTRSPRKEMLPFKKGGFVIALATGMPILPISVKGGREILPKNSIKIMPGEMIICIHDPLFVDEYSYDTRDKLMSRVRRIIEDGLA; encoded by the coding sequence ATGTGGAAGAGATTCATCAATCTGTTTTTTTACATCTATCGTCCGATCCTTTTTACCCTGATCGCCGTTGATACCGCCGCACTCGGCCTGATCTCCGCGATCACCTGCATTTTCGACCATAAAGGCAACATCGCCTACTTCATTGTCGGAAGGTTCTGGTCACGGCTCAACCTCATGCTTTCAGGTGTCTCCGTGAAAGTGGAGGGACTGGAGAAGATAGACAGGAACCAATCCTATATCGTCATGTCGAATCATCAGAGCCACTTCGATGTATGGGCTCTCATAGCCTTCCTTCCCCTGCAGCTCCGGTGGGTGATGAAAAAAGAACTGAGAAAGGTGCCCGTTTTCGGATATTGCTGCGACCGGATGGGACATATCTATGTGGACAGGGGTGATTCGGAGAAGGCCCGGGAGAGCCTTCAGGTAGCCGGGGAGAAGATGCGGGCCGGGGCGTCGCTCTTCTTTTTCCCCGAGGGGACCCGGAGTCCGCGTAAGGAGATGCTCCCCTTTAAAAAGGGGGGATTTGTTATTGCCCTGGCGACGGGAATGCCCATTCTTCCGATATCGGTCAAGGGCGGGCGGGAAATCCTTCCCAAGAACAGCATAAAGATCATGCCCGGAGAAATGATCATCTGTATTCATGATCCCCTGTTCGTCGATGAATACAGTTATGACACTCGGGACAAACTGATGAGTCGGGTACGCCGTATCATCGAGGACGGACTTGCGTGA
- a CDS encoding inorganic pyrophosphatase Ppa, with protein MTIEKLLEQVKKFEIDVYKTSADFRANTISFTGAPEKHPHDTKKLILITDPFSDTISYYEFNIGDVLGAEELPSLATMEGKSVVIYRIWVRRGSIGILSTPFIVENTREAKP; from the coding sequence ATGACCATTGAGAAGCTCCTTGAACAGGTAAAGAAGTTTGAAATAGATGTGTACAAAACATCAGCCGACTTCAGGGCCAACACGATCTCCTTTACCGGTGCGCCGGAAAAACATCCCCACGATACAAAGAAGCTCATCCTCATCACCGATCCCTTCAGCGATACCATATCATATTACGAGTTCAACATCGGCGACGTCTTGGGGGCGGAAGAGCTCCCCAGCCTGGCGACGATGGAAGGGAAATCGGTCGTCATCTACCGCATATGGGTGCGCCGGGGCAGTATCGGGATCCTTTCAACACCCTTTATCGTCGAAAATACGAGAGAGGCAAAACCGTGA
- a CDS encoding dephospho-CoA kinase, whose product MEMGSMLNIGLTGGIGSGKSTVAGLFEKKGARIIDFDVLARRVVEPGQPAWKEIVDHFGDDVIDDGGRIDREALATRVFRDREQREKLNGVVHPAIFREWMEDIAAIQREVGEAVIISDIPLLIEVGLQRHMDATILVYASPAVQVRRIMDRNGYSREEAEDRLRAQMNIDDKVHLCDFVIRNEGDLDETQRQVDAVWKELLELQKKKRQPAD is encoded by the coding sequence ATGGAGATGGGATCTATGCTCAATATCGGCCTGACCGGCGGAATTGGAAGCGGCAAATCGACCGTAGCCGGGCTCTTTGAAAAAAAAGGCGCCCGCATTATTGATTTTGATGTTCTGGCGCGGCGGGTGGTGGAACCGGGACAACCGGCCTGGAAAGAGATCGTTGATCACTTTGGAGATGACGTGATCGATGACGGGGGCCGGATCGACCGGGAAGCGCTGGCTACCAGGGTTTTCCGGGACCGGGAGCAGCGTGAGAAGTTGAACGGCGTTGTCCATCCGGCCATCTTCAGGGAGTGGATGGAGGACATCGCGGCGATCCAGAGGGAAGTCGGGGAAGCAGTGATCATTTCGGATATACCGCTTTTGATAGAAGTGGGGCTTCAACGGCACATGGACGCCACCATCCTGGTCTATGCGTCGCCGGCGGTGCAGGTTCGGAGAATCATGGACCGAAACGGTTACAGCAGGGAGGAAGCCGAAGACCGGCTCCGGGCGCAGATGAATATCGACGACAAGGTCCATCTCTGTGATTTTGTGATACGTAACGAGGGTGATCTTGACGAGACACAACGGCAGGTGGATGCCGTCTGGAAGGAGCTCTTGGAGCTGCAAAAAAAGAAGCGTCAACCGGCTGATTGA
- a CDS encoding carbonic anhydrase produces MIERNVLTDFSSRVSEPEIDPTAYVHPLASVIGRVILGKDIMVSPMASVRGDEGQPLFVGDGSNIQDGVVIHALETEKDGVPVAANLYEVAGKQYAVYIGKRVSLAHQVQVHGPALIGDDTFVGMKSLVFKSSVGERCVVEPGVILMGVSVPGGRYVPAGSIVRDQVKADALPEITDDYPLKNMNKGVVHVNTGLARAYRAARDRSR; encoded by the coding sequence ATGATCGAAAGGAATGTGCTGACGGATTTCAGCTCTCGCGTGTCGGAACCTGAAATAGATCCCACGGCATATGTTCATCCCCTTGCATCGGTGATCGGCAGGGTCATCCTTGGGAAGGATATCATGGTGTCACCCATGGCATCCGTCAGGGGTGACGAGGGACAACCACTGTTCGTCGGTGACGGATCCAATATCCAGGACGGCGTGGTGATCCATGCCCTGGAAACCGAGAAGGACGGAGTTCCCGTGGCGGCTAATCTCTATGAGGTCGCCGGCAAACAATACGCCGTCTATATCGGGAAACGGGTCTCACTGGCCCATCAGGTCCAGGTTCACGGACCGGCACTCATCGGGGATGACACCTTTGTGGGGATGAAGTCCCTCGTTTTCAAGAGTTCCGTAGGTGAGCGGTGTGTGGTGGAACCCGGTGTCATCCTGATGGGGGTTTCGGTTCCCGGAGGGAGATACGTTCCCGCGGGGTCCATTGTCAGAGACCAGGTGAAAGCCGACGCGTTACCGGAAATTACGGACGACTACCCGCTGAAGAACATGAATAAAGGCGTGGTGCATGTCAATACGGGATTGGCGAGGGCCTACCGGGCGGCCCGTGACAGATCCCGATGA
- a CDS encoding PilT/PilU family type 4a pilus ATPase codes for MIRQEIDYILGKMLESQRNVSDLNVTVGKPFQVESDGQLKSVELDPHFEKLTPFQSEIFALNLLNGDRRLTEFLVHEGSCDLSYELLGKARFRVNVFSQAGNYSVVLRKLETKVPTCEELNLPQVFQEIAREKNGIVFVTGATGSGKSTSLAAMLDIINNEQSVHIITLEDPVEYRHSHYQSTFNQRELGIDFDTFANGLRAALRQAPKVILVGEMRDRETVEIGLSAAETGHLVLTTLHTVDAGQTVNRILGMFSTEEERQIRIRLADTVRWIVCQRLLPKVGGGRVAAFEILRSNLRVKDTVVNGEEEGKTFRDIIDAGTAFGMTSFDDFIVDLYAKGEITEETALAYSTTKGIVGRGIDAVKSERGEATTEIDHLEVDKDYGRSKRKY; via the coding sequence ATGATAAGACAGGAAATCGATTACATTCTGGGAAAAATGCTGGAATCCCAGAGAAATGTTTCCGACCTGAATGTAACGGTGGGAAAACCGTTTCAGGTGGAAAGCGACGGGCAGCTCAAATCGGTCGAACTGGATCCCCACTTCGAGAAGCTGACGCCCTTTCAGAGTGAAATATTCGCGCTGAACCTGTTAAACGGCGACCGCCGCCTGACGGAATTTCTCGTTCATGAGGGTTCCTGCGATCTGTCATACGAACTGCTGGGCAAGGCCCGTTTCAGGGTCAACGTTTTTTCACAGGCCGGAAACTACTCGGTCGTTCTGAGAAAACTCGAAACAAAGGTGCCCACCTGTGAGGAATTGAACCTTCCTCAGGTATTTCAGGAAATAGCCCGGGAGAAAAACGGCATCGTCTTCGTGACGGGTGCCACGGGAAGCGGTAAATCAACATCTCTCGCAGCCATGCTGGACATCATAAACAACGAACAGTCGGTTCACATCATCACCCTCGAAGATCCCGTGGAATACCGGCATTCACATTACCAATCGACCTTCAATCAACGGGAACTGGGCATTGACTTCGACACCTTCGCAAACGGACTTCGAGCAGCCCTGCGCCAGGCACCCAAGGTCATCCTGGTCGGGGAGATGAGGGACCGCGAAACCGTTGAAATCGGATTGAGCGCGGCCGAGACGGGTCACCTGGTGCTGACGACCCTCCATACCGTGGATGCCGGTCAGACGGTCAACAGGATCCTCGGCATGTTTTCAACCGAGGAAGAAAGGCAGATCCGCATCCGTCTCGCCGACACGGTCCGATGGATCGTATGCCAGAGACTGCTTCCGAAGGTCGGAGGCGGCCGTGTCGCGGCCTTTGAAATACTGAGATCGAATCTCCGTGTCAAGGATACGGTCGTCAATGGAGAGGAAGAAGGAAAAACCTTCCGTGATATCATCGACGCGGGAACGGCATTCGGGATGACCAGCTTCGATGACTTCATCGTCGACCTCTACGCCAAGGGTGAGATCACCGAGGAAACCGCCCTCGCCTATTCTACAACAAAGGGAATTGTGGGCCGCGGTATCGATGCCGTGAAGAGTGAACGGGGTGAAGCAACAACGGAAATCGACCATCTTGAGGTCGATAAGGATTATGGACGATCAAAGCGAAAGTACTAG